One window from the genome of Grus americana isolate bGruAme1 chromosome 2, bGruAme1.mat, whole genome shotgun sequence encodes:
- the ICE1 gene encoding little elongation complex subunit 1 isoform X9 — translation MMPGETPPPPVGTAAAPTAACANCGVLQQNVNEYVAALIALKQKMIDGDRLLTEYQQKCTDILYFSRLQLQFAEREISALRCQVEQMLQKILPLEKCQEELGSLKAELEEKKSSLKIYRDSQLQYVKIKEEIVNSDAVRKKLETKVKKLEEAATKHTQDFRQLKTEKRRLEKELKKAQGKLDGVLKEKCRKVKHAETQSSSEDLTTDIDKEKIKLLLEELWMCIDSATGKRENRENDPFLASVQDKAWLEKRRLTVTEETVQIHHKVRKCDGKMLPWYSSLESAGKQNSVTATQLEVSTEPFAGDCVDNRTTEECLHGGEDKTVDMIIQTDSDFSDQEQKGPGGNVMDILNWARPLPALLSPVQLSPLTTQDILFGEVTGSSDEEVDCSASAVEDILQEDQVRPQSCNVFSLNEECNRQSKSCEDGLDSETSCNVSWNEKNVHIGPKMSSKEERDTETKKAEAATLITNVETNEDWLEENSENIETEKRELTEATAHELEAFEEQKGNSEVMHSEEGGSLADFMLHSFKLQNQMEKCSEIEQTEENVTLIRTVDYEGTQEKHGELTKVERDGLSGERGAPRAVSVPQNVTHLPPEQCIVLQSEDSEEKSDVLIQNEVVENESKNVIKLTNMASDVGENIKPLIIEEEITAVIQMKGLCAEANNESELSENVFSDFSGPKSVCEVEYPKDLMIRHDGEGIIMETEADTEVSAYSQCSEIKHESEEILEKQCVQTIKDEVDREREPETAKVSRHYLPVSAVEGNRNSLSMDDIDKNVGMEGTALPAFTKDDEQLKFEDMNITRPETIELAMKFKGENVLEIGESSELFHSAENGKLVDIKEGRYLKGKPHWEENSSNSLQGKSDFESILVLPKMAFIIDTESSVAKCESSMLDFTEIKGEIEQPEDLCSTLERRLSKIQNVRVFESQETEFKVNPEDFREESSELLERVDTIDSVLVESNLTSEAQFANPLNQFFVTENIKRDEIKEELNKQSEELVTETSSSLFNWEENAVKKNKISEVVCQPTSEIDFNSGLAFSTQGDLGMGCINTEETDSPVRVGIGLKSTMPLDLNFSLQKVVSFVETNFTEKAAFSCTWENKDKNCVTGSAFNCSSESLEEGAEILSAEKCNMCKELDCPEREYIHKNEAKIPDGKEQPVDKEPQASVKSQVLVANSYKNTFLLQKFDCQESGCKTSKWEVRKDPSRPGSLTARGENKELNSFEASEENAIKRSKIDFNMPEQSNESEEKDCSIQKVRYVKCSECVPMFRKNLRASRRVATGALETDAIVDVDYQVCELHSTMHPGNTLTVSHLKADTMVDVDTHKETNTSPDTANELSSVVGDGYPEDLACWKRDCVLVTSENTEGANVCMVDSNRAGCINDREESLLKTGTSKESPVMPDASKNRIPLCQMLTRFSETCRLAVKNSKLNTRMLALGNCLEENDSEKLESNAEQSLLHGVGMGVSVFEEYNHTQTCTACNIGENTDVILDGSSKKNMFVKYLPNPALSDVECNCQTVRQASEPQKPVFEKLCMLESESCVDVALEKSNKLKCKEQEPSEILTFSTKTAAQVMRAKLSKRLFRGKRKTKTLKVQLTHPVLAKADTSMSTKCSSETINKIRQEMGPPLPPLLLPLIATPPKAACTMSPVMSSTGQSSLLSPLDDLISPLHETPVLPFVSPVTHTPTVKSALLFSPPSPSEMSVGRRIHSSPLKFCTSIPKHALPVPGRFPLFVADSAAPGAPQENSVKILDTMYPELSARARTLNILKGNIQLHRCAFSDSQSLPGPVAQIGGLKAIASTSTAFVKTGSNLKSDSSKDQDKNVQNQQLFSSSSNHLEKRILLPISIPRSAKRLRLDSEPPKLEPNGTAGIGNTKNTISEMQEAFHDKSCEISDSAHSSSLEASVAVRVIGPRCQKISSALKKIAESCFDLLPVIKGHVYVGNISKIPIMRDEEKEVVYEFGIKNKVAVLDLLIPHKANT, via the exons ATGATGCCTGGAGAGACACCGCCGCCGCCGGTCGGGACCGCAGCCGCCCCCACCGCGGCCTGCGCGAACTGCGGTGTTCTCCAGCAG AATGTAAATGAATATGTAGCCGCATTAATTGCACTGAAGCAAAAAATGATTGATGGAGA tcGTTTGCTGACAGAGTATCAACAGAAATGCACTGATATCCTTTACTTTTCT AGATTACAGCTTCAATTTGCTGAACG AGAGATCTCTGCTCTTCGTTGCCAAGTGGAGCAGATGCTACAGAAAATCCTTCCTCTGGAAAAGTGCCAGGAAGAATTGGGTTCCTTGAAAGCCGagttggaagagaaaaag AGTTCTCTCAAGATTTATCGGGACAGTCAACTGCAATATgttaaaattaaagaagaaatagtaAACAGTGATGCTGT gaggaagaaactggaaacaaaagTGAAGAAACTTGAAG AGGCTGCAACAAAGCATACACAGGACTTCAGacaactgaaaactgaaaagaggAGGCTTGAAAAGGAGCTAAAGAAGGCACAA GGAAAACTTGATGGTGTACTTAAAGAGAAGTGCAGAAAAG TTAAGCATGCAGAGACCCAGAGTTCAAGTGAAGATCTTACAACAGACATAGACAAAG aaaaaataaagctcttGTTAGAAGAACTCTGGATGTGCATTGACAGTGCAACAGGAAAAAGGGAGAATCGGGAAAATGATCCTTTCTTGG cttctgttcaGGATAAGGCATGGCTTGAAAAAAGAAGACTGACTGTTACAGAAG AAACTGTCCAAATCCACCACAAGGTCAGGAAGTGTGATGGCAAAATGCTACCTTGGTATTCTTCACTAGAAAGTGCTGGAAAGCAAAATTCTGTAACAGCCACGCAACTTGAAGTGAGTACTGAGCCTTTTGCAGGTGACTGTGTTGACAACAGGACTACTGAAGAATGTCTTCACGGTGGTGAGGATAAAACTGTAGATATGATAATACAGACAGATTCAGACTTCTCTGATCAGGAGCAAAAGGGCCCAGGTGGAAATGTGATGGATATATTGAATTGGGCCAGGCCTCTCCCTGCTCTACTTTCTCCTGTACAGCTTTCACCACTTACTACACAG gATATATTGTTTGGAGAAGTCACAGGTTCAAGTGATGAAGAAGTTGATTGCAGTGCTTCTGCAGTGGAGGATATTTTACAAGAAGACCAAGTTCGGCCTCAGAGTTGTAATGTATTCAGCCTCAATGAGGAGTGTAACAGACAGAGCAAATCATGTGAGGATGGTCTTGATTCAGAAACCTCATGTAACGTGAgttggaatgaaaaaaatgttcatataGGTCCAAAGATGTCAagcaaggaggagagagatACTGAAACAAAGAAAGCTGAAGCTGCTACTTTAATTACTAACGTGGAAACTAACGAAGATTGGTTGGAGGAGAATTCTGAGAATATAGAAACTGAGAAGAGAGAATTAACTGAAGCAACAGCACATGAATTGGAAGCCTTcgaagaacagaaaggaaatagtGAGGTTATGCACAGTGAAGAGGGAGGTTCTTTAGCTGATTTTATGTTACACAGTTTCAAGCTTCAGAATCAGATGGAAAAATGTAGTGAGATAGAGCAAACAGAGGAGAATGTAACCTTAATCAGAACTGTTGATTATGAGGGTACACAGGAAAAGCATGGTGAATTAACGAAAGTAGAAAGAGATGGATTAtcaggagagagaggagctCCCAGGGCAGTATCTGTTCCCCAAAATGTTACTCATTTGCCACCTGAGCAATGCATTGTGCTTCAAAGTGAAGATTCTGAGGAGAAATCTGATGTGTTGATACAGAATGAAGTGGTTGAAAATGAATCAAAAAATGTAATCAAACTAACTAATATGGCAAGTGATGTAGGGGAAAACATAAAACCACTGATAATTGAAGAGGAAATAACAGCTGTAATACAGATGAAAGGACTCTGTGCAGAGGCAAATAATGAGAGCGAGCTCTCcgaaaatgtattttctgatttcagtggTCCAAAATCTGTCTGTGAAGTGGAGTATCCTAAAGACCTAATGATACGGCATGATGGGGAGGGAATAATTATGGAGACTGAGGCAGACACTGAGGTCTCTGCATACTCTCAGtgctctgaaataaaacatgaaagtgAAGAGATACTGGAGAAACAATGTGTGCAAACAATAAAAGATGAAGTGGACAGAGAACGCGAGCCAGAGACTGCTAAAGTCTCTAGACATTACTTACCTGTGTCTGCTgttgaaggaaacagaaattcttTGTCTATGGATGACATAGACAAAAATGTAGGTATGGAGGGGACTGCTTTGCCAGCCTTTACAAAAGATGATGAACAGCTCAAATTTGAAGACATGAATATAACCAGACCTGAGACTATTGAACTAGCCATGAAATTTAAGGGAGAAAATGTTCTAGAAATAGGTGAATCTTCAGAACTATTCCATAgtgcagaaaatggaaaattagtAGATATAAAGGAGGGGAGATATTTAAAAGGCAAACCAcactgggaagaaaatagtAGTAATTCATTGCAAGGGAAGTCAGACTTTGAAAGTATACTTGTACTACCAAAGATGGCATTCATTATTGACACAGAAAGCAGTGTAGCTAAGTGTGAATCCTCTATGTtagattttacagaaataaaaggtgaAATAGAACAACCTGAAGACCTGTGTAGTACATTAGAACGTCGGTTGTCCAAAATTCAAAACGTTAGAGTGTTTGAATCTCAAGAGACTGAGTTCAAAGTTAATCCAGAAGAtttcagagaggaaagcagtgaGCTGTTAGAAAGAGTGGACACCATTGACTCTGTCTTGGTAGAAAGTAATCTTACTTCTGAGGCACAGTTTGCAAATCCTCTGAATCAGTTCTTcgtaactgaaaatattaaacgtgatgaaataaaagaggaattaaataaacaaagcGAGGAATTGGTGACTGAGACTTCTTCCAGTTTATTTAACTGGGAAGAGAatgctgtgaagaaaaacaaaatttcagagGTTGTTTGCCAGCCTACTtcagaaatagattttaataGTGGCTTGGCTTTTTCTACGCAAGGGGACTTAGGGATGGGTTGTATAAATACTGAAGAAACAGATTCTCCTGTGCGAGTGGGAATTGGCTTGAAATCCACAATGCCTCTTGATCTAAATTTCAGTCTTCAGAAGGTTGTCAGTTTTGTTGAAactaatttcacagaaaaggctgctttttcctgtacatgggaaaacaaagataaaaattgtGTTACCGGTAGTGCATTTAACTGTTCTTCAGAAAGCTTGGAAGAGGGTGCTGAGATTCTATCTGCTGAAAAATGCAACATGTGCAAAGAACTGGACTGCCCTGAGAGAGAATACATACACAAAAATGAAGCGAAAATTCCAGATGGGAAGGAGCAGCCAGTAGATAAAGAACCTCAGGCATCTGTTAAATCACAGGTCCTGGTTGCAAACTCTTATAAGAatacttttcttctccaaaagtTTGATTGTCAAGAATCAGGATGCAAGACTTCTAAGTGGGAGGTTAGGAAAGATCCTTCTAGACCTGGTTCACTAACAGccaggggagaaaataaagaattgaaTAGTTTTGAGGCATCTGAGGAAAATGCCATAAAAAGGTCTAAAATTGATTTTAATATGCCAGAGCAAAGCAATGAATCTGAAGAGAAAGACTGTTCTATACAAAAAGTTAGATATGTGAAATGTTCTGAATGTGTTCCCATGTTCAGAAAAAACCTGAGAGCTTCCAGGAGAGTTGCAACGGGTGCTCTGGAAACTGATGCGATTGTTGATGTTGATTACCAAGTTTGTGAACTTCATTCAACAATGCACCCAGGAAACACTTTGACAGTTAGTCATCTAAAAGCAGACACTATGGTGGATGTGGATACACACAAGGAAACAAACACCTCTCCAGATACTGCAAATGAGCTGTCAAGTGTGGTTGGGGATGGCTATCCTGAAGACTTAGCCTGTTGGAAAAGAGACTGTGTATTAGTAACCTCTGAAAATACTGAGGGTGCTAATGTATGCATGGTAGATTCTAACAGAGCTGGATGCATCAATGACAGAGAGGAAAGTCTGTTAAAAACTGGGACATCAAAAGAAAGCCCTGTGATGCCAGATGCTTCAAAAAATAGAATACCACTGTGCCAGATGTTAACCAGATTCTCAGAAACTTGCAGACTGGCTGTAAaaaacagtaaattaaataCAAGAATGTTAGCACTTGGCAATTGCTTAGAAGAAAATGATTCTGAAAAACTTGAGTCAAATGCAGAGCAAAGTCTACTACATGGTGTTGGTATGGGGGTCTCAGTGTTTGAAGAATATAATCATACTCAAACTTGCACTGCTTGCAACATAGGAGAAAACACTGATGTTATCCTAGATGgtagcagtaaaaaaaatatgtttgtcaAGTATCTTCCAAATCCAGCCCTATCTGACGTAGAGTGCAATTGTCAGACAGTTAGGCAGGCTTCTGAGCCACAAAAACCAGTATTTGAGAAGCTGTGTATGTTGGAATCAGAGTCTTGTGTGGATGTTGCTCTCGAAAAGAGCAATAAATTGAAGTGCAAAGAGCAAGAACCATCTGAAATCTTGACTTTTTCAACCAAGACAGCCGCCCAAGTAATGCGTGCCAAGCTATCAAAGAGGCTATTTCgaggtaaaagaaaaacaaagactcTCAAAGTTCAACTAACTCATCCAGTTCTTGCAAAAGCTGATACTTCTATGTCAACAAAATGCTCATCTGAGactataaataaaattaggCAAGAGATGGGTCCTCCTCTTCCGCCCCTGCTACTGCCTTTGATTGCTACTCCTCCAAAAGCTGCATGTACCATGTCCCCAGTAATGTCTTCTACTGGTCAAtcctctttgctttcccctCTTGACGACCTCATATCCCCACTACATGAAACTCCTGTTCTTCCTTTCGTGTCTCCAGTAACACATACTCCAACAGTAAAAtctgctcttttattttctcctccctcaCCCTCAGAAATGTCAGTAGGTAGAAGGATTCACTCCTCACCTTTGAAATTTTGTACTTCCATTCCAAAGCATGCACTTCCTGTCCCAGGAAGATTTCCATTGTTTGTAGCTGATAGCGCTGCTCCAGGTGCTCCTCAGGAGAACTCTGTGAAAATACTGGACACTATGTATCCAGAGCTGTCTGCAAGGGCAAGGACACTAAACATTCTGAAAGGCAATATTCAGCTTCACCGATGTGCTTTTTCAGACAGCCAAAGTTTGCCAGGACCTGTGGCTCAAATAGGTGGGCTCAAAGCAATTGCATCGACATCAACTGCTTTTGTTAAAACTGGGAGCAATTTGAAATCTGATAGTAGCAAAGATCAAgacaaaaatgtgcaaaatcaGCAATTGTTTTCAAGCTCATCAAATCATCTTGAAAAACGGATACTATTGCCAATATCTATACCAAGAAGTGCAAAGAGACTGAGGTTGGACAGTGAACCACCAAAGCTGGAGCCCAATGGTACTGCTGGTATCggaaatactaaaaatacaaTCTCAGAAATGCAGGAGGCTTTCCATGACAAAAGCTGTGAAATCAGTGATTCAGCACACAGTTCCAGTTTAGAGGCATCAGTAGCAGTAAGGGTTATTGGTCCTCGCTGCCAGAAAATTTCTTCGGCATTGAAGAAAATTGCTGAATCCTGTTTTGACTTATTACCGGTTATTAAAGGTCACGTGTATGTTGGCAATATCTCAAAGATTCCAATAATGAGAGATGAAGAGAAAGAAGTCGTCTATGAATTTGGTATAAAAAACAAG GTAGCTGTCTTGGACCTTCTGATTCCTCACAAAGCCAATACTTAG